AAGGAGACAACGTTCAGTATGGGCAATATATGTCTCAAGGATTTAGTCGCTTAATTAGTGAAGCAGAAAAAGTAATGGGAGATATGAACGATGAATATATCTCTCAAGAACATCTTTTACTCGCTGCATTAAATGTAGACGACACATTAAAAGCACAAATTGGAAATAAAGATACAATCGTAAAAGAAATCATTAAAAAGATTAGAGGAGGAAAACACGTGACGACTCAAAATCCAGAAGTTCAATATGAAGTATTACAAAAATACGGTCGTGACCTTGTCGAAGAAGTACGTAAAGGTAATATGGATCCTGTGATCGGTAGAGATGAGGAAATCCGTAACACGATTCGTATATTAAGTAGAAAACGTAAAAACAACCCAGTATTAATTGGTGAACCGGGTGTCGGTAAAACTGCAATCGTTGAAGGGCTCGCACAGCGTATCGTTCGTGGAGACGTGCCAGATTCACTAAAGAATAAAACAATTTTTGAATTAGATTTAGCAGCACTCGTAGCAGGTGCAAAATTCCGAGGGGAATTTGAAGAGCGCTTAAAAGCAGTATTAGAAGAAATCAAAGAAGCAGACGGTAGAATTTTATTATTCATCGATGAAGTACACATGCTCGTTGGTGCAGGTAAAACAGATGGGGCAATGGACGCTGGTAATATGCTTAAGCCGATGTTATCACGCGGTGAACTCCATATGATTGGTGCAACGACGTTAAATGAGTACCGTGAATATATCGAAAAAGACTCTGCATTAGAGCGTCGTTTCCAAAGAGTACTCGTTAGTGAACCGACAGTCGACGACACAATTTCAATTTTACGTGGTCTGAAAGAACGTTATGAAGTACACCACGGGGTAAGAATCACAGACCGTGCGTTAGTTGCTGCAGCAGAATTGTCAGACAGATATATTACAGAACGATTTTTACCAGATAAAGCCATCGACTTAGTCGATCAGGCGAGTGCAACAATTCGTACAGAAATGGGATCTAACCCAACTGAACTCGACCAAATCAATCGTAAAGTAATGCAGATGGAAATCGAAGAACAAGCATTATTAAAAGAGGACGACCCAGTATCTAAAGCACGTTTAGAAGAACTTCAAAAAGAACTTGCTGATGCGAGAGAAGCACAACAATCTCTAACTGCAAGAGTAGAGCGTGAACGTGAGCAAATTAGCGGAGTATCTCGTAAACGTGAAGAAATCGATAAAGCGCGCCAAGAATTAGAGGAAGCAGAAAGCAACTATCAATTAGAGCGTGCTGCTGAACTTCAGCACGGTATTATTCCGAAACTTCAAGCAGAGTTAAATGCTCTTGAAGCAGAACTTCATGACGAAACAGACGGTAAAGACCGTATTATCCGTGAAGTTGTTACAGATGAAGAAATCGGTATGATCGTATCACAATGGACAGGAATTCCAGTGACAAAACTCGTTGAAACAGAGAAAGATCGTCTGCTTAATTTACCGAAATTACTTCATCAGCGTGTCGTTGGTCAAGATGAAGCGGTAGAACTCGTATCTAACGCAGTTATTCGTGCAAGAGCAGGTATTAAAGATCCAAACCGTCCAATTGGTAGCTTCCTATTCTTAGGACCAACAGGTGTCGGTAAAACAGAACTCGCAAAAGCACTTGCTGAAACGATGTTTGATAGTGAAGACAACATGATTCGTATCGACATGAGTGAGTATATGGAAAAACACGCAGTGTCTAGATTAATCGGAGCGCCTCCAGGATACGTTGGATACGAAGAAGGTGGACAATTAACTGAGCAAGTGAGAAGACATCCGTATTCGGTGATTCTTTTAGATGAAGTTGAAAAAGCACATACAGATGTGTTTAACATCTTACTTCAAATTATGGATGACGGTAGACTGACAGATTCTCAAGGTCGTACTGTTGATTTTAAAAATACTATTCTCATCATGACATCGAACTTAGGATCACATTATCTACTCGATACGATGATTCAAGGTGGAGAAATTAACGATAAAACGAGAGAAGTCGTTATGAGTGAAGTGTTAACGCACTTTAAACCAGAAATCGTAAACCGTATGGATGACATCGTTATGTTTAGTCCATTAACTGAAGAAAATATGACAGGTATCGTCGATAAGTTAATCGATGAGTTAAATGACCGATTAAGCGACCAACATATGAGTATTTCAGTATCACAAGACGCTAAAAAATATATCGTTAAAGAAGCGTACGAACCAGAGTTTGGTGCACGACCATTAAAACGTTACATTCAACGTGAAATTGAAACACCACTCGCAATTAAAATGATTGAGTCGAACTTAGAAGAAGGTCTACACGTCGATATCGACGTAAAAGACGGCACATTTACATTTGACTTACAATAAAAATAAAACTCTATTGAGAAAAATCTCAATAGAGTTTTTTTAGTTTGAAAATAGTTCTGTCGCTTTAACCGCGCGTTTCCATCCGTCGTACTTTTTGTTAATTTTTTCTTTGTTTTCTTGAGGATGAAAAGTCTGGTCAATTGACTTCAGTTCTTTTAACGCTTCTTTTGATTCAAAGAAATTAACAGCAAGACCTGCTAAAAATGCTGCGCCAAGTGCAGTTGACTCTAAATATTTTGGCCTTTCAACAGTACATTCAAGTAAATCCGACTGGAACTGTATTAAAAAGTCATTTGCAGAAGCACCACCGTCGACGTTTAACTGCTTGATTTCTGTCTTACTATCTTTACGCATCGCATTTAGAACGTCATACGTTTGGTATGCGAGTGATTCTAACGTCGCACGTATAATGTCTTCTCTAGACGTGCCGCGAGTGATACCAAACATCGCCCCGCGTGCATGCATATTCCAATATGGCGCACCGAGTCCTGTAAACGCAGGAACGACATAGACATCCGTGTCATCAATTTCAGTTGCGAGTTGTTCGCTTTTTGCCGCATCATCAAAGAACATCATTTCATCTCTTAACCACTGAACGGCACTCCCCGCAACAAATATCAATCCTTCCAGTGCGTATTTAACAGGTTCATCTTTTAATTGATATGCGATAGTAGATATTAATCCATAGTTTGAAGCGGGTACTTCCTCACCTGTGTTTAATAGTAGGAAACAGCCAGTACCATATGTATTTTTTGCTTCTCCTTCTTCAAAACACGTTTGACCAAATAGTGCCGCTTGCTGGTCACCAGCGATTCCTGCGATTGGAATTGAAGCACCAAAGAAATGATTTGTATCCGTATACGCATAAATTTCACTAGAAGATTTTACTTCAGGCAACATTTTCTTAGGAATATTTAGAATTTCTAAAATCTCATCATCCCACTTGAGCGTATGAATGTTAAATAACATCGTACGACTTGCATTTGTGACATCTGTAATATGTGTTTTTCCAGATGTTAATTTCCACACAATCCAGCTGTCGATCGTTCCAAATAGTAAATCACCGTTTTCTGCCATTTCTTGTGCGCCTTCAACGTTGTCGAGTATAAAACGAACTTTCGTCGCTGAAAAATACGGATCTAATATAAGACCAGTTTTATCTTTAAATAACTCCTCATAGCCATTTGCTCTTAACTCTTCAGTAATTCCATCAGTTTGTCTCGATTGCCAAACAATTGCATTATAAATCGGAAGACCAGTGTGTTTGTTCCACACGACGGTCGTTTCACGTTGATTTGTTATACCAATTGCTTTTATCATATCGGCTGTTAAATTGTTATCTCCGAGTACTTGAGCGATAACAGATAATACAGAACTCCAAATTTCGTTTGCGTTATGTTCTACCCAACCAGATTTAGGGAAATATTGTTTAAACTCCATTTGCGATGTCGCTTTAATATCTCCATTTTTATCGACGAGGATTGCACGTGTTGACGTCGTTCCTTGGTCGATAGATAATATGTAACTCATCAGGTCACCTCGTTTATATAATGATAGAAAAAAAGACTCTATTCGTAATAGAGTCTTCTAGTAAGTATAGATTACTGTTTGTCCTCAGTGTAATTGTGGCGAGGCTTCATGACGACATCTAAGAAGAATACGACTAATGTAATAAGCACAGCAAATAATAATCCGATCTCAGGATATAGCTGTCCGCCACCACTTAAACTGTTTAGGATAAAGTTAATCATTTGAGTGAGCAAAAATGCCCAAATGAACGTGATTACAAATCTCAAATCAGACACTCCTAATAATTTAATTCTCTTTTCAATATTTATTTTACAATAAATCATTCAAAAAGTATACAACATAGAGTATAATATGTGTATGCGTTTACATGTAAGGCAATTTTTTAAAAATACATATCAGAATTTATTAAATTTTATGATAATATTGATTTATCTTACAATTGTCTTTACAATTAAAAACAACTTATTTGCACATCCTTTAAAATCATGAAAGGAAGTTTGGTGAACAATATGGATGAAAAATTACTATCAGTAAAGAACTTAACGACATCATTTAAAATTAAAGGGGAATACTACCCGGCTGTTGATAATGTTTCGTTCGATATTAAGAAAAACGAAGTACTCGCTCTCGTAGGTGAGTCAGGTTCAGGGAAAAGTGCGACAGCATTTTCTCTTATGAAATTACATAGACACGCGCGTGTTGAAGGTGAAGTATTCTTTGAAGATAAGGATATTTTGAAAGCAAGCGAGAAAGAAATGAATAACATTCGTGGTGGCGAATTCTCAATGGTTTTCCAAGACCCGATGACAGCGCTCAATCCTTTAATGAGAATAAAGGATCAAATTATAGAAACTTTAACAATTCATAAAACGAAAGAGAAAAACGAAAGAGAAGCTTATGCAATCGAGTTATTAAAACGTGTTGGTATTGCGAGAGCAGAACAAGTCGCTGAAGCATATCCGCATGAATTATCTGGTGGGATGAGACAGCGTGTCGTTATTGCGATTGCAATCGCAAACAAGCCCAAGCTATTAATCGCTGACGAACCGACAACTGCTCTTGACGTTACGATTCAAGCACAAATTTTAGATTTAATTCGTGAACTAAAAGACGACTTAGGTTCAGGTGTACTTCTAATTACTCACGACTTAGGTGTCGTTGCAGAAATGGCAGACAAAGTTGCTGTTATGTATGCAGGTCAAATTGTGGAGATGGCACCTGTTAAAGAATTGTTTAAAAACCCACTTCATCCGTATACGAGAAGTTTACTCAACTCGTTACCATCTGAAGATATGTTAGGGGATAAATTACACGTCATTCAAGGTGTAGTTCCAGCACTTGATAAGATGGATCGTACAGGTTGCCGATTTGCACCACGTATTCCATGGATTGACGAGTCGGCTCACGAAGAGAATCCTCAGTTACGTGAAGTTGAAGACGGACATTTTGTAAGATGTACGTGCTATAAACACTTCTACTTAGATTCTTCAGCTGAATTAACTCAAGAAGTAGAAGAGGAACAGTTTGGAGCGTTGCACCAAGGAGGTAATGAGTAATGGCGGAATACTTATTAGAAATTAACGACCTAAAGGTCTATTACCCAATTAAAGGTGGGTTCTTTAATACGACAAAGGATTACGTCCGTGCAGTTGACGGCGTAACGATTAAAATTCCAAAAGGAAAAACATACGGCTTAGTTGGAGAATCCGGTTCAGGTAAAACGACAACTGGTAAAGCTGTTATGGGACTAAATAAAGTTAGTGGTGGGGACATTTACTTCGAAGGTAAACATTTAAACAGTGGTAAGAAAGTAGACGTCAGTCGTGACGTTCAAATGATCTTCCAAGACCCGTACTCATCATTAAACCCACGTAAACGTGTATTTGATATCGTTGCTGAACCTCTTAAAAACTACGAGAAATTATCGAAAGATGCGCTAATTAAGGAAGTACTTCGACTGCTTTCTCGTGTAGGTTTACCACCAGGTTCAATTTACAAGTACCCACACGAATTCTCGGGTGGTCAGCGTCAGCGTATCGGTGTTGCACGTGCAATCGCGTTAAATCCGAAATTAATTATCGCGGATGAACCTGTATCAGCATTAGACGTATCAGTACAAGCACAAGTACTAAACTTCATGCAGGAAATCCAGCAAGATATGGATTTAACGATGTTATTCATTGCCCATGACTTAGGGGTAGTAAGACATATGTGTGAGTGGATTGGAATTATGTATCAAGGCAGACTTGTAGAAGAAGGTCCAGCAGAAGTGATCTTTAAAAATCCACAACATATTTACACGAAAAAATTAATTGCTGCAATTCCGGATGTAAACGTGGATAATATCGAAGAGAACTTACGTAAACGTAAAGAAGTTCAAGAAGAATATGAGAATCATTTCCAAGATTATTTAGATGAAGATGGTAAGCCTTTCCCTCTCGTTGAAATTTCTGAGAATCATAGAGTCGCTTTACCACCAGAAGGAGGTAAAAATTAAATGATCAAATTTACTATTAGACGATTCTTAATTGCATTACCACAATTATTCTTGCTGAGTTTATTAATTTTCTTCCTCGCAAGTTTAATGCCAGGGGATGCGTTAAGTGGGGTGTTAGACCCGAATATTTCTGCAGAAGCATTAGAGAGACAACGTGAGGCAATGGGGCTAAATAACCCATGGCCTATCCAATATAGAGACTGGGTATTCAACATGCTTCAAGGAGACTTTGGTCGTTCATACTTTAAACAACAACCAGTATTAGATGTTATTGGTGACCGTTTAATGAACACAGTTTGGTTATCATTATTCTCTACGATTTTAATTTATTTACTCGGTATTCCATTAGGAATGTTATCAGGTCGTTATAACGATTCATTATTAGACAACGTTATTACAGGTTACACATACTTAGGTTTCGCAACACCAACATTCATGTTCGCTTTACTTATGGTATTAGTATTCGGATTTAATTTAGGTTGGTTCCCAACTTCAGGTTCAGTGAACCCGAATGTAGAACCATGGACGATAGAATACTTCATTAGTAAAATACACCACTTAATATTACCGTCCCTATCGATCGCGTTAATTGGACTCGTTGGTACGGTTCAGTACTTACGTGGTGGTATTATTGAAACGAAACAAAAAGATTACGTTACACTTGCACGTGCAAAAGGTTTATCTGAAAGTAAAGTGTATAGAAGACATATTTTCAGAAACGCGATTATCCCAATCGCTGCATTCTTTGGTTATGAAATCGCAGGATTACTTGGTGGTTCGATTTTCATCGAGATGATTTACGCGTATCCAGGAATGGGTCGTTTATTCTTAGAATCAATTTCAACGCGTGACTTCAGTGTTGCGAACGTATTAATTTTATTCTATGGATTCTTAACAATTGTTGGTACATTATTATCTGACATTATTTTAAGTATTATCAATCCAAGGATTCGTATTAAATAAGGAGGGTGTCACATGACAAAGGATAATAAAAATTTAAATGATGAAAACCGTGAGTTAAAAGATGTCAATCCAGACAACACAGGTTTTGAGAATGACAAAAATGATGCACACCCGACGAATATAGATACACATAATCAAGCAGGTGTGTACGGAATTGAATCACACGATTCAATCGACGTAGAGAACTTGCCGAGATTGACACCGGGGTGGAAAGTTTTACTTCAAGAAATTTTAGTAGATAAAGTTGCGCTTTTCAGCTTAATTATTATGATTGCAATTACATCATACGTTTTTGGACTAACGATGTTCTTAAAACAATCAGAAATCGTAACAGTAGACTTATTATCACTGAACCAACCGCCAAACGAAGAGTTTAGACTCGGTACGGACTACGGTGGACGTGATATTTTTGGACAATTAATTATCGGTACGAGAAACTCGTTACTAATTGGTTTCCTCGTTACAGCAATATCAGTATCATTCGGTACGGCTTATGGAGTAATCTCTGGTTACTTCGGAGGACAAGTGGACAATATCCTCATGCGTATCGTAGACTTTATGATGGTTTTACCGTTCATCATGATCATCGTTGTGTACGTTACAATTTCACCAAGCTATAATGTCGTGAGTTTCTCACTCATCATGAGTGCGTTCTTATGGACAGGTACAGCGAGATTAATACGTTCACTAGCGATTCAAGAGAAAGAACAAGACTATATTAACGCTTCGAGAACGTTAGGTAGTTCTCACGTTAAAATTATATTTACACAGTTATTACCGAACTTAGTCGGTATTATCATTGTTAACTCAACGCTATCACTCGCTTCGAATATCGGTATTGAGTCGGGACTCTCATTCATTGGATTTGGATTCCCTGAAGATACACCGTCACTCGGAACGCTATTATCTTATGCAACACAAACGCAAACGCTACGCTTAAGACCGTGGATCTGGGCACCAGCGGCGATATTAATCTTAATCTTAATGCTTTGTGTACGTAACGTTGGTGAAGCGTTACGCCGAGCAGGAGATGCGAGACAACGTAATGCATAAATTTACATTTAAGACCAAGCGAATGCTTGGTCTTTTTTGTGTTATTTAATAATTACAAAAAATTTGTAAAAAATATTCGAAAACGATTTCACTTTTTTTCGAAATAGGGTATAATATTGTTATAGATTTAAAACGGTTTCAATTTTTTGAAAAGAAATTCAATTTTGATATTGATTAATCTGAATTTTATGATAATATCAAAATTAGATAACA
Above is a genomic segment from Nosocomiicoccus massiliensis containing:
- the clpB gene encoding ATP-dependent chaperone ClpB; its protein translation is MDINKMTFKVQSIIERAQQISVEHKIQTIELAAVLKALFTVSDSMAKDILQRANINVDELIKQYDEKLKSFIKVEGDNVQYGQYMSQGFSRLISEAEKVMGDMNDEYISQEHLLLAALNVDDTLKAQIGNKDTIVKEIIKKIRGGKHVTTQNPEVQYEVLQKYGRDLVEEVRKGNMDPVIGRDEEIRNTIRILSRKRKNNPVLIGEPGVGKTAIVEGLAQRIVRGDVPDSLKNKTIFELDLAALVAGAKFRGEFEERLKAVLEEIKEADGRILLFIDEVHMLVGAGKTDGAMDAGNMLKPMLSRGELHMIGATTLNEYREYIEKDSALERRFQRVLVSEPTVDDTISILRGLKERYEVHHGVRITDRALVAAAELSDRYITERFLPDKAIDLVDQASATIRTEMGSNPTELDQINRKVMQMEIEEQALLKEDDPVSKARLEELQKELADAREAQQSLTARVEREREQISGVSRKREEIDKARQELEEAESNYQLERAAELQHGIIPKLQAELNALEAELHDETDGKDRIIREVVTDEEIGMIVSQWTGIPVTKLVETEKDRLLNLPKLLHQRVVGQDEAVELVSNAVIRARAGIKDPNRPIGSFLFLGPTGVGKTELAKALAETMFDSEDNMIRIDMSEYMEKHAVSRLIGAPPGYVGYEEGGQLTEQVRRHPYSVILLDEVEKAHTDVFNILLQIMDDGRLTDSQGRTVDFKNTILIMTSNLGSHYLLDTMIQGGEINDKTREVVMSEVLTHFKPEIVNRMDDIVMFSPLTEENMTGIVDKLIDELNDRLSDQHMSISVSQDAKKYIVKEAYEPEFGARPLKRYIQREIETPLAIKMIESNLEEGLHVDIDVKDGTFTFDLQ
- the glpK gene encoding glycerol kinase GlpK, which produces MMSYILSIDQGTTSTRAILVDKNGDIKATSQMEFKQYFPKSGWVEHNANEIWSSVLSVIAQVLGDNNLTADMIKAIGITNQRETTVVWNKHTGLPIYNAIVWQSRQTDGITEELRANGYEELFKDKTGLILDPYFSATKVRFILDNVEGAQEMAENGDLLFGTIDSWIVWKLTSGKTHITDVTNASRTMLFNIHTLKWDDEILEILNIPKKMLPEVKSSSEIYAYTDTNHFFGASIPIAGIAGDQQAALFGQTCFEEGEAKNTYGTGCFLLLNTGEEVPASNYGLISTIAYQLKDEPVKYALEGLIFVAGSAVQWLRDEMMFFDDAAKSEQLATEIDDTDVYVVPAFTGLGAPYWNMHARGAMFGITRGTSREDIIRATLESLAYQTYDVLNAMRKDSKTEIKQLNVDGGASANDFLIQFQSDLLECTVERPKYLESTALGAAFLAGLAVNFFESKEALKELKSIDQTFHPQENKEKINKKYDGWKRAVKATELFSN
- a CDS encoding DUF2929 family protein, which gives rise to MRFVITFIWAFLLTQMINFILNSLSGGGQLYPEIGLLFAVLITLVVFFLDVVMKPRHNYTEDKQ
- a CDS encoding ABC transporter ATP-binding protein, coding for MDEKLLSVKNLTTSFKIKGEYYPAVDNVSFDIKKNEVLALVGESGSGKSATAFSLMKLHRHARVEGEVFFEDKDILKASEKEMNNIRGGEFSMVFQDPMTALNPLMRIKDQIIETLTIHKTKEKNEREAYAIELLKRVGIARAEQVAEAYPHELSGGMRQRVVIAIAIANKPKLLIADEPTTALDVTIQAQILDLIRELKDDLGSGVLLITHDLGVVAEMADKVAVMYAGQIVEMAPVKELFKNPLHPYTRSLLNSLPSEDMLGDKLHVIQGVVPALDKMDRTGCRFAPRIPWIDESAHEENPQLREVEDGHFVRCTCYKHFYLDSSAELTQEVEEEQFGALHQGGNE
- a CDS encoding ATP-binding cassette domain-containing protein, encoding MAEYLLEINDLKVYYPIKGGFFNTTKDYVRAVDGVTIKIPKGKTYGLVGESGSGKTTTGKAVMGLNKVSGGDIYFEGKHLNSGKKVDVSRDVQMIFQDPYSSLNPRKRVFDIVAEPLKNYEKLSKDALIKEVLRLLSRVGLPPGSIYKYPHEFSGGQRQRIGVARAIALNPKLIIADEPVSALDVSVQAQVLNFMQEIQQDMDLTMLFIAHDLGVVRHMCEWIGIMYQGRLVEEGPAEVIFKNPQHIYTKKLIAAIPDVNVDNIEENLRKRKEVQEEYENHFQDYLDEDGKPFPLVEISENHRVALPPEGGKN
- the opp4B gene encoding oligopeptide ABC transporter permease produces the protein MIKFTIRRFLIALPQLFLLSLLIFFLASLMPGDALSGVLDPNISAEALERQREAMGLNNPWPIQYRDWVFNMLQGDFGRSYFKQQPVLDVIGDRLMNTVWLSLFSTILIYLLGIPLGMLSGRYNDSLLDNVITGYTYLGFATPTFMFALLMVLVFGFNLGWFPTSGSVNPNVEPWTIEYFISKIHHLILPSLSIALIGLVGTVQYLRGGIIETKQKDYVTLARAKGLSESKVYRRHIFRNAIIPIAAFFGYEIAGLLGGSIFIEMIYAYPGMGRLFLESISTRDFSVANVLILFYGFLTIVGTLLSDIILSIINPRIRIK
- a CDS encoding ABC transporter permease; this encodes MTKDNKNLNDENRELKDVNPDNTGFENDKNDAHPTNIDTHNQAGVYGIESHDSIDVENLPRLTPGWKVLLQEILVDKVALFSLIIMIAITSYVFGLTMFLKQSEIVTVDLLSLNQPPNEEFRLGTDYGGRDIFGQLIIGTRNSLLIGFLVTAISVSFGTAYGVISGYFGGQVDNILMRIVDFMMVLPFIMIIVVYVTISPSYNVVSFSLIMSAFLWTGTARLIRSLAIQEKEQDYINASRTLGSSHVKIIFTQLLPNLVGIIIVNSTLSLASNIGIESGLSFIGFGFPEDTPSLGTLLSYATQTQTLRLRPWIWAPAAILILILMLCVRNVGEALRRAGDARQRNA